A part of bacterium genomic DNA contains:
- a CDS encoding aromatic amino acid lyase, giving the protein MHHHSDRNVGNAGNHENGCPLLYVMGKPIENPVVIDHSPECLTLEKLVAVARGDDEGRLARVVVAAESLKRTEQSAALIREAVIRAQREFAAAPPDKRHLLLIYGVNTGLGINRDKPVETFADCCKLSENILLSHATGVGPPLASEVVRATMLLRLRTFAQGLSGVRSSLLVLLAEMLNRKVHPWVPSQGSVGSSGDLCS; this is encoded by the coding sequence GTGCACCATCATAGCGACAGGAACGTCGGCAACGCTGGCAACCATGAGAATGGGTGCCCCTTGCTCTACGTGATGGGGAAACCTATCGAGAACCCAGTCGTCATCGATCACAGCCCCGAGTGCCTGACGCTGGAGAAGCTTGTGGCGGTTGCGCGCGGCGACGACGAGGGCCGGCTTGCGCGGGTCGTGGTCGCCGCGGAGAGCCTCAAGCGGACAGAGCAAAGTGCAGCGTTGATCAGAGAGGCAGTCATCAGGGCACAGCGCGAGTTTGCGGCAGCGCCGCCCGACAAGCGGCATCTCTTGCTGATATATGGCGTCAACACGGGGCTTGGGATCAATCGCGACAAGCCGGTGGAGACTTTTGCGGATTGCTGCAAGCTCTCAGAGAACATCCTCTTGAGCCACGCGACTGGCGTGGGGCCACCTCTTGCATCAGAGGTCGTCCGCGCCACGATGCTGCTTCGGTTGCGGACGTTTGCGCAAGGCTTGTCGGGCGTCCGATCCTCCCTGCTCGTCCTTCTCGCCGAGATGTTGAACAGGAAGGTACACCCCTGGGTCCCGTCGCAGGGCAGCGTCGGGTCGTCCGGCGATCTATGCTCGC